Genomic DNA from Mus musculus strain C57BL/6J chromosome 11, GRCm38.p6 C57BL/6J:
cccaggagtgtgcttgtgtgcacacacagtttAAATGAACATTTCTCATCCTGGCTGGCAATGCTACATCAGTGAGCCAAAGACCATCAAACAAAATGGCAACATCAGACGTGAGAAGCCCTATTATCAGTTGTTAGTCATGGTTGTCCAAGAGACTCTCCAAATATTACAGGTTATTTATTGCAATTGCCCTTGTTTGGCCCCAGAGCCCCTAAACTAGAACTGACCTGAAATGCTTCCCTCTGAGGACTAGCTTCAAGGTACCAGAAGGCTCCATATAAGCTTTCAAAAGAGGGAAGCAACTCACAGCCCTACTCAGCTACGAAGCATATgaatgaccagcatggcacagTATCACAAAGGATGCAGTAGTGGCACCAACAGCTCTCTAGTTGGACTTAAGACCACTAACACCAGGGAAATCATGCCCGATACTGGAAACCAAGTAGAGAAAAGCTTAGGTTCAGGAGTGGTttgtacatacctttaatcccagcatacagagacatgcagatctctgaattcaaggtcaatctacagagcaagtttgaggacagctaagcttaggcagtgaagaagttgaaaaacagaaagtaatgtaatagaacaaggggccatgttccagctccagtaagcagcagaactcagcagctttgaccatgtggctctggctttcgAATCCAGAGTAGAAGACTACTTTGACAACTGATGCTGGCTAGCTGGAagtaagaaattagcagtgattaggaagagaccagcatcactgagatgagATCTTCTGGGAAGTGGTGAGAGCACCAAGATTCTGTGTTACAGAGATAGCCAAGTTGTTCCTTGTGCTGTAGCTGAACTTGCTAATGTGTAAggatcacccaggtggtactggttttgaaggcatgaagggcaTGACagcagctgagacttggcactgtgacAGGCCAGGAAGATGACTGGTGAAGATACAGCCTCAGTtgaagttgatggcccaggacttaaggggtcatgcaaagaagttgaggcttggcatcatAAAGAGAGCCCACAAGAAGTTATTGATGAAGCCTAGCTGCAGTGGAAGACCCAAGTttattggagatgccagaaccATGAGATGATCATCAAGAATAGTAGCAgcagtggagtcaaccagagcctagagtgctatagagggcagagctggagaaatgacccaagcctttttgagaagcccagaagattgtgcGTGGATCCCAGatactggaacaagaagctgtgtagctgaagttgccttggataccagtgtgttagagatgccagagccatgggatacctgctgaggaaagctgctaacagggagtggaactagccAAAGAGAAATAATTGTGTTGCATTAAACAAAGATCAAATGAGTTGGAGACCTGAAGAGAGCATTGACATACAGATgctgagtttggagtttgcccagatgCCTTTTGGTCTTGCagtggtccagtatttcctcactatggcattttggaatgataatgtatatcctgtgatgttggaggtaagtgatctactttttattttaattttatagaggattacagttaagtaaCTGGATGAacatcagaagagactttgaactttggacttttaacattattgAGACTATTATTGTCTATGGGGACTTTGTAGTTGGGCTAAATATTTtagcattatgctatggctatgtatggcccccatagactcatgtgttttaaCAAgcttatgggggccagggagtggaacaTGGTGGTCTGAATATACTGTGCCcaaggagtggcattattaggaggtatggccttgttagaataggtgtggccttgttggaggaagtgtgtcactgtgggagtgggctctgagaccctcctcctagctgcctgaacacagtctgctcctggcttccttttgctgaagatgtagaactcacgattctttcagcaccatgcctacctgtatgctgccatgctcctaccttgacgacaatggactaaacctctaaacctgtaagccagccccaattaaatgttgtcctttataggaattgctttggtcatagtgtctcttcacagcaatagaaaccctaactaagatacatgGATTGTGAAGTCATGAATTTTAGATGAGAACCTACAGTCACTACTTTATGAAACCAGCACaattcctaactacattctaaatatttgtccttataccctCAGAAAAGTGTACtacctcacccctcatcaaggaaactcctCTTTGCAACGGacagagaccactacagaaaaccataCCAATCAAAATGCAGCCTAGAGCCCAGTTCCAATGAACACATCTACAAAGCTGGACACAACACCAGCACCTAAGATTCAGAAGAGGGTGTGAAATGGTTTTAAGAGACAGAAGATAGGGAGTTTGCTCTGAAACTGTGTCTCCTATTAATGTCAGAAGGTACCCCCAGTAAGTCTTACCAACTTCAGTAAGTTGTAAGTTCAgtaagtgttgttcagcttctcaGCAGCGTGAGTGGAAGGACCCTTGAGATTTTATACTCTGTTCTTCTACTACTGAAATGCACATCTCTTTACAATATCTTGAATTtaagacaaattttaaaaatcctcttaagtttatttccaattatttttcttttttgcttatgAAGAAATACTGTTTTTTCTATTGTCAATAGTTTTGCTATTGATAACACTAAGTCTTACACAGAAGAAACTTAAATCAGAGTAATTTAATCTTCCACTTCAGAGGATACCTTATGCCTAGCCATCATTAAATATTAAGTAAGATATCAAATACAAGCTACACTTGTACACTTACCAATTCCTAATTTCAAACTAAAAAAAGAATGGCTACTGTAATATTTACCAGACTCTGAAAAGACAATTTGTTCCCTCTGTAGTCTCTGGACAAACCTAACATAGTACTCCTACTTGGTATTAAAGGCCAGATTGTCAAATTTTGTGAGGGGGAAACAGTAAAAAGGAAATACAATTCAACCAAATATTTAGTAAACAAAAATTGATAAATtttactatttgtttgtttgttttttgagatggaactcactatgaagctTAAGCTGGCTTGGAACACTCTATagagatcaagctggccttgacccCAAGTCCTTCTGTTTTAGCCTCCAGGGTATTGGGATTACTGGAATGAGCCATCACATAAAATCTTAATTCCTTTATTTTGATACTTCTATTTCCAGATATAAATTCAAATGTGCATGCAAAAGTCAAACACGCACAATGTTGGGCAAATGATTACAGAGGAAAAATGATCTGTTATATTCAATTTGAGAATGCTGATTTTCTGATGAAACACTAGTAACTTAATCTCAAAATAGCATAAGCCAAAATGTTTTTCACCACCTCCTTTTTTTTGtgatatctttaatttttttgtaagcagagaaggtttttgttttgttttgtttttttttttttttttttttttttgtatagttgcAAGGGGCATGGCATGGCAGtaaagaaagaactgaagaactGCCAGCCCACACCATTAAATTTTACTTATgtaaaaattttaagaatttatttatgggtatgaatgttttacctgcatttatttatgtgtaccatGAGCATTCCTGGTGCCAGTGGAATTCAGAAGTGGGCACTGgtgcctggaaatggagttacagatggttgtgaagctcctatgtgggttttgggaatcTGTACTCTCTACAAGAGTaacaagggctcttaactgctaagccatccttaggttttataactttattttctcttatgTTTACATGTGACtccatgtgggtatgtgcacatagtGTAGGTGCAAGCGAGGGAGCCCATGTCCGTGGActtggagttccaggcagttgtgagttatttggcatggatgctggggatgaaCCTGAATGTTCCAAAAGAGCAGCTCTCTCAACTGCTGAGAcatatctccagcccctgtatACCCTTCATTCTTAAAGTTCTCAAATTTCATCTAATAACTTTTTCAGTAATACCTGTTAGATGGCTAATAACAAAAAATAACTCATACCCTTCCTTCTTGAAGAAAATCTTAGTATTTACCAATGACCTAAATTCTCAAGTACCACTTTGAGTAACATGTAAGGTTTTCTAGGAGTTCACAGCTAAATCAATGCTTTGTTAAAAAGGCCTTTTTGCTATTTAATCAAGATTGCtggccagatgtggtggctcatgcctgcaacCCAGtgtgaacaggctgagaaaggaagctGACTACCACGACCAGGAgacattttaagaaaaacattaaCAAATCTAATCCCCTCTCAAAGGGCAAGATTAGGACTAATGTACTTTTTCAGCAGAATCTGAAGTCCAGGGAGGAAAGTCCAGGCCAGTTTCCTTCAGAACATCAGGTGAGGATGTTTAATCTGTCCTCACTTCTGACTCAGTCAGCTAGCAGGTCTATTGTATGTCCCCTTCCTTAGTAACGAAAGTGCGCGAAGCCTGGGCCAAAAGATCTCAGCACTTTTTAGTAAGTATTTTTGCTATCTCTATgcagtttacattttattttcacataGCGAAATCCTGTTTGTACAGATTTTTCCCTCATTATACCAAACCATAAATAAAGCTTTCAAGAGTTTGTCAAGATGCAAAATCACATGTCACATTCCAATGAAGCccatatacatgtatatctatatgtgtaCTCAATTATTAAATTACATATAAGGAAATTCAACATGAATGATGTAAGAAATTTCCATTTGAAGTGGCCATACTTTTAAGAATTCATTATCTGATGATGTTAAAAGTTCTAAGGCTACAAAGTAAAGATCATCCAAAACCACGGCCACCCTATACTTTACTGAGAAGAGACTAAATAGGAAAAGGGTTAGGTCAAAGCAACAGTCTTCATCTTGTATTAAAATCAGTTAATTTCTTATTTAGAATTATAAAGCTCTTCCTCAATAATGAATTATTAAATACTAACACTACACATAGCTAAGCCATGCAATAATTGAATTAGCAAACAAACTATTCAGACTCTCAAAGCGAATGACAAGCAGTGAAGTATAATTATTTCAATTAACAGACTGGTGAAATACTTTCAGTTTAGAATGGGTTTCTGTGCAAAAGACAACTGGGAAAATAGAGCATACTACCATACTCACAGTATATTAACACAAGCCTATGGACAAGATGTTCGCACCAATCACCACTATAAAGTAGTGACTTTTCTTTTCAAGAaaatgccctttttttttttcaccgcCTGGGCTGAGGAATGGTAAAAACCAGTACAGAGAGTATAACTCAGGATTGGGAAACATTGATTTCAAGCGTCAAGTACAGGTGCTGtattagattaaaataaatattaaggaatCTTTTCTGAAAGAGAATTATCCAGAAAGAATTGTACACAGGTGCTGAGTAGTAAAAATATCTTCCCTGATATTTCTACTCCATAAGAATTGTCATAAAGCAAAAGCTACGTATACACATAAGcaagaaatgatataaataaattaatatgacAACAGCAGGTTAATCCACAGTCACTTCTTCCAGGGCTACTTTAAATTATCTCATGCCAGATCTTTCTGTGGCTGTTAAATCATGGAGTTTTAAGTCCCATTAGCTCTCTACAATCAAAACTGTACTTCAATCTAATTTTTAAGAGACAGAGTTAGCTGACATTTTATTTAAACCTctaaagctttttgtttgtttgtttgttttttttaaaaaggagttagtcgccgggcatggtggcgcatgcctttaatcccagcactcgggaggcagagacaggcagatttctgagtttgaggccagcctggtctacagagtgagttccaggatggccagggctacacagagaaaccctgtctcaaaaaaacaaaaaacaaacaaacaaacaaaaaaagggttTTCCCAGTTGTCTTTTGCTCAGAAACCCATTCTAAACTGAAAGTATTTCACCAGTCTGTTAATTGAAATAATTAttaaagataaaaacagaaggaaaaatggcTACTATTTAAAACAGATACTATCCATGGATAATTTAAATTGATAAATTCCTGTTAACTAGTTAAGACACTCCCTGTGTAGCAGTTTTACAATTTTTCAAAGGGTTGTGAAAAATCTAACTAATGTGCAAACCAGACCAACAAACCTCATATATCACACAGAAACCTCTTTGACAGATACTCAGGTAATTTTGTTTAAAGCTGTATTAGAAGTCTCCTTGGCAATTAATATGTTCTACAAATCAGAGGCAGTAAGTACATACCTGAACTGAAGTGCCTGGTTCCTGCAAATGGCCACTAGCAACTGCTCCTTTGGAAGCTGCTGAAGAAACACTGTGCATCTTAGGGGTTCCCAGAGTGCCCATAGTTTCATCTGTCCTCTGTGACTGCCAGACTTCCTTTAGATGATGAGACTCAGTCTCCTGCTGATCCCCAAAGGCAGCCCAAGAACAACCATCTTTCTGTTCATCCTCAAAAGCATTCCAATCTACAGCTTGGCTAGGACCTGCTGAACTGAAGTCTGCAAAATCATCCGAGTCTTGAAAAGCACTACCTTGAGTATTTGGCACAGAATCAAAATCTCCAAATTCACTGTCTTGACCATTTTTCAGTTTTGAGTCAGGTTTACTGTCTTTTCCACCAGACTCTCCTGCCAATGGACATTCCTCTGATAAGCCATCAGAAGTCTGTCTTAGGTCTGACTCAGTAAATCTCATTTCCTCTTGACAAGAAACAGCATTTGTATCCTCAAATTCTCCAAAATCATCACCTGGTTCACTAAGATGTAGAAAATGCTCTGAGGAGTCTTCAAAAGTGACGTCACTCATTGAATCTTGAGTACTAGTAACAAAGGGTGGAGTGGTGCCATTGGCTGTACCAAAGTCACCAAAATCATCCTCATTGGTATCATGACAAGTCACAAAGCCATTCCCACTGTCACCATTTTTCATGCTTGCAGCAGAATCATCCAAAGCATTTTGTCCTGTGGGATCAGGGTCTGGGCTTTTGGGAttagtcagctttctgttttcttctttggaaGAACCAATTTCATTAACGTCTGAAGTTTTAACAGAATCCATGGATAAGTCAGCACACTTAGAGGCAAATaagtcatttttttccattttacacCGCTCCTTTGTAATGGCTTCTGAATTTTCACTTGAGTCTACCAAGCTCCAAGCCTCAGACTGAATCCTTGAATTTAGAAACTCATCCTGTTGCAGTGTTTGAAGGTCTTGTTTTTCAACACTGAGCCCTCTGTCAGCTACGGCATGGATTTCTGAGACGCAGACCTGATGTTCTCTTTCAGTGTTCCCCGTATCCTCAAAGCTTCCATCCAAAGTCACTTCTTTCACACAGTTTAGTTCCTTGACTCTGGGGCCTTTGCTGTTTCCCTGAATGGTCAGTGTATCACCATCATTTAAAACTGGACATTCTATTTCTTCCAGTTGTGTCCTTTCTGTTTGGGAAAATGTAGAAAAATCTGCAAATTCCGTAGCATGACTAGCTGCAGACTCTAAAATGCACTCGGTGCCACAAGTGTTAAGAGGCTTCGATCCCTTTGAATCTGCCACATTGTCCAGGTCATCTGTTCCCTGAGGATTTACAGTTTCCAAACCTGCAAACCCGTTTGTTAGAATTTCCAGACAAGGAGGCTTTTCACCGTTGCAGCTCTCTAACTGCTTGGTTTGGTGAACAATGTTCTTATCAGTTCTAAAATCTCCAGGAGAGAAACTTCTGAGTTGCCCAGTGCTTGGTCCCTGCACCACTACTTTATCTAAGTCTTCCAGGCTTTCCATACCATCGATGGAAGGATCCAAAGTTTTAGATGGAATCATTTCTTTGCTGGTGGTAGAAAGTACAACATCAGATTGACTTTTCACAGGAGTAGAAAGTTCAGCAGTGATATCCTTATCATTACCATTCTGAACAGACTTAAAGCTTGTAAGGCTATCTACATCTTCTGAATATTCATGAATTGGCATAAAGTGGTTTGAAGGTACAAAGTCTTCCTTGGGACGAGTATAATCTGGTGTGTCAAAATCAACAAACCCTACACCAGAAGGGCTGACTTCCGAAAACCCACCAAACTCCCCAAACTCATCCTCCTCATCATCCTCTGCTCCGTTGTCTAGAGGTGGGGGGGAGGAAGAGTACATTCGAATGATGTCTGGCTCCATTATTCCGCAGCTTTCCAGTAGTTAGtttatgcctttaaaaaaaggaaaagcattagttttgtttattttcaaaggCAGATTACATAACAAGGCTTTTCAAGTTTCTTTAAAACAATACAAAGTTATCTGGCAAGGTCACTCAGGGAGTGCCAGGAGGAGCATCAAGGTCATCCTGAGCCAGTCAACCTGGGCAttagtctcaaaaaccaaacaagaaaccAAACCACCACCGCCAAAACAATGAAAATTACATTGCTCTactctgtgtatatgtatttccATGTGTGTATACAGGTACATATGTACCTCCGAGTGCAATTCACATACTGTCTCTCGAGCTCCGTCCacctttttgatttttgagacctGATGTCCTACTGGTCTGGAATGTGCAGGCTTTAGGGAACCACCTATTCCCTATTCACTCCTAAGGTTCCAGTGGATAAAACTCAGGTTCCTGTGTTAgtgtggcaagtactttaccaacagagctatctctctagtcctaTGCTGTATTTTTACAGCTATTTTTCTTTTGGGTAAGATTACAAAGTTATagcctatttttattatttcagagattctttttctttttttcttctcttttctcttcttcctctttttttttttttttttttttttttttttttgagaccgggtttctctgtgtaaccctggctgtcctagaactttactctatagacccagctggcctgtaactcatagatcctcctgcctatgcctccaaagtgctgggattaaaagttgcACCACCACTAACTGGCTGAAATGTCAGAGAATCTTGAACGTATAAAAGTACACCTATAAAATCTTCTCTTGGGTACTttcctgacttttaaaaattctcattcaccaggcagtggtgacgcacgcagtggaggtagaggcaggcggatttctgagttcaaggccagcctggtctatagagtgagttccaggatagccagggctacacagagaaaccctgtcttgaaaagctcccctcacccccacccccaaaatctcattcaagggctggaaagatggctcagcagttaagagtaatgactgctcttccagaggtcctgagttcaattctcagcaaccgcatggtggctcacaaccatctgtaatgggatctgacgccctcttctggtgtgtctgacagttAGTGTactcaaaataaatttttaaaaattctcattcAAAATTACTGGGACTCTTCGTGCCTAATATAGATTTATATGTattctctctcgtgtgtgtgtattatataaatattttatctctAATAATTGCTGTTAACGatgttcttcattttccttttcaatGTTTATTTCTGGCCAAGTTAACCTGATAACTATTCATTCTTAAGTAGTTTAAACTCAGATGTGAAAATTGTATTCTCACACATATGTTATACACAGGTTCTCCCAATGGTAACACAGTCAGCAACCATAGTACAGATGTTTCTTGACTTATCATGGGCTATATTGTCACAACCTTACCATAGGTTGAAAAGATCATGTGTAAGAGATACATTTACCATGTGCAGATGCTCTGAGAAtttaagttttcatttctctaacaCACAGCTAATACGAGTGCTGGGTCATACAGTATGttcaacttcattttttaaaaacccacaaaactattttctcaaatttatttttataataacaaaTCAATTTTCAATCTTATTtgcaattttcttctttattttgctATCATATAAGCTTAAAATTTTATAACATTCAATTTATGAATGAAACacatttaaaacttattttattttgctgtctAATCTAAAGATCCAAGAAGCCATCTCCTCCAGTTGGGCACAGTGCACAAGGGAAAGAaggcaaggggaaggagggggcCACACTGACAGTccagctgcttaagcttgcccaaGAGTACAGGGCAGAGACAAAttaagagaagaagcaaagactGTACAAGTCTGTACtaagaagaaagctgctggcaaaggggAAGTCTCACCTAAGAGACCCTGTCCTTCAGCAGGGATCAGTACAGTCAAGTACAGTCAAGAAGCAGCTGGTGATGACTGCCCACAACTTAGACCCCATTGATTTGGTGGTCGTCCTGTCTGCCCTGTGTTGCAAGATTGGGGGTGCCTTACTACATCATCAAGGGAATGGGCAGGCTGGGGTGGCTGGTCCACAGCAACTTCCACCACTGTTGCCTTTACACAGGTTAACTTGGAAGATGAGGGTGTTTTGGCTAAGTTGGTGGAAGCTATCAGGACTAATTACAAAGACAGGTATGAGGAGATTCACTGACAATGGAGAGGCAATGTCCCGGGTCCTAAATCTGTGGCCCTCCAGATgaaaagctgcaggatctccatgactcaGGCTAAAGCATGGTATCTGAGAAGAGTCTTGGTGAGGAtgcagtattgatggtgtagcagaagccagaggcctcaaaccagaccaatgactcgaTGACAAACATTTGCCAATAagctgtgtggacaaaagggtgcaCTGTGTGACACACcgtgacacaccacagcttccatggTCAGatagttggttgttttttgttttttttttttttaatttttacattttcttttggtGAGGGAGTTAaacttatgaaaaaaataaaaaaatgatctCTGAACTCAAAGAGAATACAATAGTTCAATAATTTTGGGAATAATTAAACAATTGAACTACTGTCATAAAGGATCCTACAGAGATTTAGATTTAGAATCTCAAGATGACATGCTCAGAAGGAAACCTCTCCACATCATTATAGCTAAACTGCTAAAAGTACATAAGGAAAGAACATTGAGAAGTGTTAAGTCACTTATAAAAGAAGTCCACCAGAATTCCAGCAAGATTATAAGCAGAAACTCTAAAGGTTAGAAGGTGTGGAATGCTGTATTTCAAGTCTTGAAAGTAACTGTCAACTAAGGTTACTGAAAAAGACACCCTGTGGCATAtttatcttaaattattttcattatgaaATCACCTTAAGAAAATAActacattagctaaaatactgttgtttgttttgtttttattttttttaagatttatttacatatatgagtatactatagctgtcttcagacacatcagaagaggacaccaaatcccattacaaatggctgtgagccaccatgtggttgctgggaattgaactcaggacctttggaagagcagtcagtgctcttaaccactaagccatctctccagccacctgctttgtttttcaaaacatggtttctctgtatatgtctggctgttctggaattcactttgtagaccaggctggcctctgcctccaaagtgctgggattaaaggtacataccaccacctcctggccttctgttagttttaaaaggttttctttacttgtctagtgtgtgtgtgtgcatgtgcatgctctTGAGTCCAGAGCAATACATTggtgtcttcttcctcctttgctctctaccttattacCTTA
This window encodes:
- the Aftph gene encoding aftiphilin isoform 3 (isoform 3 is encoded by transcript variant 3) — protein: MEPDIIRMYSSSPPPLDNGAEDDEEDEFGEFGGFSEVSPSGVGFVDFDTPDYTRPKEDFVPSNHFMPIHEYSEDVDSLTSFKSVQNGNDKDITAELSTPVKSQSDVVLSTTSKEMIPSKTLDPSIDGMESLEDLDKVVVQGPSTGQLRSFSPGDFRTDKNIVHQTKQLESCNGEKPPCLEILTNGFAGLETVNPQGTDDLDNVADSKGSKPLNTCGTECILESAASHATEFADFSTFSQTERTQLEEIECPVLNDGDTLTIQGNSKGPRVKELNCVKEVTLDGSFEDTGNTEREHQVCVSEIHAVADRGLSVEKQDLQTLQQDEFLNSRIQSEAWSLVDSSENSEAITKERCKMEKNDLFASKCADLSMDSVKTSDVNEIGSSKEENRKLTNPKSPDPDPTGQNALDDSAASMKNGDSGNGFVTCHDTNEDDFGDFGTANGTTPPFVTSTQDSMSDVTFEDSSEHFLHLSEPGDDFGEFEDTNAVSCQEEMRFTESDLRQTSDGLSEECPLAGESGGKDSKPDSKLKNGQDSEFGDFDSVPNTQGSAFQDSDDFADFSSAGPSQAVDWNAFEDEQKDGCSWAAFGDQQETESHHLKEVWQSQRTDETMGTLGTPKMHSVSSAASKGAVASGHLQEPGTSVQTALLNRLERIFEACFPSVFVPDVEEEVSSLKHLLETHSSPAKTREALADRGELRGVWTELQDIHDAHGLRYQWGGSHSNKKLLCSLGIDTRNILFTGNKKQPVIVPMYAAGLGMLEPTKEPLKPLSAAEKIASIGQTTVMTPEINTCTSDPFQESLPPVQFDWSSSGLTNPLDASGGSTLLNLDFFGPVDDSSSSSSTIPGVDPELYELTTAKLETSTSSLRVTDAFAKLMSTVEKTSTSTRKPKREEHLSEEAMKVIASLPDLTFMHAKVLMFPATLTPSMSSQEQADA
- the Aftph gene encoding aftiphilin isoform 1 (isoform 1 is encoded by transcript variant 1); the protein is MEPDIIRMYSSSPPPLDNGAEDDEEDEFGEFGGFSEVSPSGVGFVDFDTPDYTRPKEDFVPSNHFMPIHEYSEDVDSLTSFKSVQNGNDKDITAELSTPVKSQSDVVLSTTSKEMIPSKTLDPSIDGMESLEDLDKVVVQGPSTGQLRSFSPGDFRTDKNIVHQTKQLESCNGEKPPCLEILTNGFAGLETVNPQGTDDLDNVADSKGSKPLNTCGTECILESAASHATEFADFSTFSQTERTQLEEIECPVLNDGDTLTIQGNSKGPRVKELNCVKEVTLDGSFEDTGNTEREHQVCVSEIHAVADRGLSVEKQDLQTLQQDEFLNSRIQSEAWSLVDSSENSEAITKERCKMEKNDLFASKCADLSMDSVKTSDVNEIGSSKEENRKLTNPKSPDPDPTGQNALDDSAASMKNGDSGNGFVTCHDTNEDDFGDFGTANGTTPPFVTSTQDSMSDVTFEDSSEHFLHLSEPGDDFGEFEDTNAVSCQEEMRFTESDLRQTSDGLSEECPLAGESGGKDSKPDSKLKNGQDSEFGDFDSVPNTQGSAFQDSDDFADFSSAGPSQAVDWNAFEDEQKDGCSWAAFGDQQETESHHLKEVWQSQRTDETMGTLGTPKMHSVSSAASKGAVASGHLQEPGTSVQTALLNRLERIFEACFPSVFVPDVEEEVSSLKHLLETHSSPAKTREALADRGELRGVWTELQDIHDAHGLRYQWGGSHSNKKLLCSLGIDTRNILFTGNKKQPVIVPMYAAGLGMLEPTKEPLKPLSAAEKIASIGQTTVMTPEINTCTSDPFQESLPPVQFDWSSSGLTNPLDGVDPELYELTTAKLETSTSSLRVTDAFAKLMSTVEKTSTSTRKPKREEHLSEEAMKVIASLPDLTFMHAKVLMFPATLTPSMSSQEQADA
- the Aftph gene encoding aftiphilin isoform 2 (isoform 2 is encoded by transcript variant 2); translation: MEPDIIRMYSSSPPPLDNGAEDDEEDEFGEFGGFSEVSPSGVGFVDFDTPDYTRPKEDFVPSNHFMPIHEYSEDVDSLTSFKSVQNGNDKDITAELSTPVKSQSDVVLSTTSKEMIPSKTLDPSIDGMESLEDLDKVVVQGPSTGQLRSFSPGDFRTDKNIVHQTKQLESCNGEKPPCLEILTNGFAGLETVNPQGTDDLDNVADSKGSKPLNTCGTECILESAASHATEFADFSTFSQTERTQLEEIECPVLNDGDTLTIQGNSKGPRVKELNCVKEVTLDGSFEDTGNTEREHQVCVSEIHAVADRGLSVEKQDLQTLQQDEFLNSRIQSEAWSLVDSSENSEAITKERCKMEKNDLFASKCADLSMDSVKTSDVNEIGSSKEENRKLTNPKSPDPDPTGQNALDDSAASMKNGDSGNGFVTCHDTNEDDFGDFGTANGTTPPFVTSTQDSMSDVTFEDSSEHFLHLSEPGDDFGEFEDTNAVSCQEEMRFTESDLRQTSDGLSEECPLAGESGGKDSKPDSKLKNGQDSEFGDFDSVPNTQGSAFQDSDDFADFSSAGPSQAVDWNAFEDEQKDGCSWAAFGDQQETESHHLKEVWQSQRTDETMGTLGTPKMHSVSSAASKGAVASGHLQEPGTSVQTALLNRLERIFEACFPSVFVPDVEEEVSSLKHLLETHSSPAKTREALADRGELRGVWTELQDIHDAHGLRYQWGGSHSNKKLLCSLGIDTRNILFTGNKKQPVIVPMYAAGLGMLEPTKEPLKPLSAAEKIASIGQTTVMTPEINTCTSDPFQESLPPVQFDWSSSGLTNPLDGNQKERST
- the Aftph gene encoding aftiphilin isoform X1, producing MEPDIIRMYSSSPPPLDNGAEDDEEDEFGEFGGFSEVSPSGVGFVDFDTPDYTRPKEDFVPSNHFMPIHEYSEDVDSLTSFKSVQNGNDKDITAELSTPVKSQSDVVLSTTSKEMIPSKTLDPSIDGMESLEDLDKVVVQGPSTGQLRSFSPGDFRTDKNIVHQTKQLESCNGEKPPCLEILTNGFAGLETVNPQGTDDLDNVADSKGSKPLNTCGTECILESAASHATEFADFSTFSQTERTQLEEIECPVLNDGDTLTIQGNSKGPRVKELNCVKEVTLDGSFEDTGNTEREHQVCVSEIHAVADRGLSVEKQDLQTLQQDEFLNSRIQSEAWSLVDSSENSEAITKERCKMEKNDLFASKCADLSMDSVKTSDVNEIGSSKEENRKLTNPKSPDPDPTGQNALDDSAASMKNGDSGNGFVTCHDTNEDDFGDFGTANGTTPPFVTSTQDSMSDVTFEDSSEHFLHLSEPGDDFGEFEDTNAVSCQEEMRFTESDLRQTSDGLSEECPLAGESGGKDSKPDSKLKNGQDSEFGDFDSVPNTQGSAFQDSDDFADFSSAGPSQAVDWNAFEDEQKDGCSWAAFGDQQETESHHLKEVWQSQRTDETMGTLGTPKMHSVSSAASKGAVASGHLQEPGTSVQTALLNRLERIFEACFPSVFVPDVEEEVSSLKHLLETHSSPAKTREALADRGELRGVWTELQDIHDAHGLRYQWGGSHSNKKLLCSLGIDTRNILFTGNKKQPVIVPMYAAGLGMLEPTKEPLKPLSAAEKIASIGQTTVMTPEINTCTSDPFQESLPPVQFDWSSSGLTNPLDVCVLPLFTRNPSSLGLPSVWLPTNTVTEFQASGGSTLLNLDFFGPVDDSSSSSSTIPGVDPELYELTTAKLETSTSSLRVTDAFAKLMSTVEKTSTSTRKPKREEHLSEEAMKVIASLPDLTFMHAKVLMFPATLTPSMSSQEQADA